In one Gemmatimonadaceae bacterium genomic region, the following are encoded:
- a CDS encoding O-antigen ligase family protein: MTTSSMRSAMRRYGRTSPSGTPRGGVEVQRAQPGATAVPLTRDLPLQFSTAVLVVLGFALVVTRLHEFIPGIRLVRPVILLVLATAFSTSSAIRQERRSFLPLTAPAFRVLMMYWGWMVVSVPFSIYRAGSLQMVVDLLAVMLFTTTIMTQPVSVQHLRFVTRGYLIVATLFGAAILAFGDATFDYNGTVRYSLSGSLDENDSAAILAMAAPFALADARRKGNGVFRKLLSWSMLAVLFLSIFRTGSRGGSIALVAGLLVVALSNRGVRALAATFVLALSLLAVRQYAPPEVIGRFAAIGNEAEDYNMTDYGGRWQIWKRGIGYFTEDPVFGVGVGSFPVREGAHMRENGMRGRWSAAHNSYLQSLVELGLVGGLLFLGLVVAAIRSVWPVLRKPSVYTGHSHPEYTAAMVVFAVAAIFLSHAYFWGFFAMVGLCTYASRTLVTRPTA; encoded by the coding sequence ATGACGACTTCCTCGATGCGCTCGGCGATGCGCCGCTACGGCCGCACATCGCCGTCCGGAACACCGCGCGGCGGGGTCGAGGTGCAGCGTGCACAGCCGGGGGCGACGGCCGTACCTCTCACCCGGGACCTGCCGCTCCAGTTCTCCACGGCGGTGCTCGTGGTGCTCGGGTTCGCGCTCGTCGTCACCAGGTTGCACGAGTTCATCCCCGGCATCCGGCTGGTCCGCCCGGTGATCCTGCTCGTGCTGGCCACCGCCTTCAGCACCTCCTCGGCGATCCGGCAGGAGCGTCGCAGCTTCCTGCCGCTGACCGCGCCGGCGTTCAGGGTCCTGATGATGTACTGGGGCTGGATGGTCGTGTCGGTGCCGTTCTCCATCTACCGCGCCGGATCGCTGCAGATGGTGGTCGACCTGCTGGCCGTGATGCTCTTCACCACGACGATCATGACGCAGCCGGTGTCGGTGCAGCACCTGCGGTTCGTGACGCGCGGATATCTGATCGTAGCCACGCTGTTCGGTGCCGCAATTCTGGCGTTCGGTGACGCGACATTCGATTACAACGGAACTGTACGGTACTCGCTTTCCGGCAGCCTGGACGAGAATGACTCCGCTGCAATTCTCGCGATGGCAGCGCCATTCGCACTGGCAGACGCGCGCCGAAAAGGAAACGGTGTATTTCGGAAACTTCTCTCGTGGTCGATGCTGGCAGTCCTCTTCCTTTCGATCTTCCGAACCGGCTCCCGCGGGGGTTCGATCGCCCTCGTCGCTGGTCTGCTCGTCGTGGCCCTCAGCAATCGTGGAGTTCGCGCCCTCGCAGCAACGTTCGTACTCGCGCTCTCTCTCTTGGCCGTTCGTCAGTATGCGCCACCGGAGGTGATCGGACGGTTTGCCGCGATCGGCAACGAGGCTGAGGACTACAACATGACAGACTATGGTGGACGATGGCAGATCTGGAAGCGCGGTATCGGCTACTTCACTGAGGATCCGGTTTTTGGCGTTGGCGTCGGTTCCTTCCCCGTCCGGGAGGGTGCGCACATGCGAGAGAACGGAATGCGCGGACGATGGAGTGCAGCGCACAATTCCTACCTGCAGTCACTCGTTGAGCTCGGCCTTGTCGGAGGATTGCTCTTTCTCGGCCTCGTAGTGGCGGCAATTCGGTCCGTGTGGCCCGTTCTTCGGAAGCCCTCGGTTTACACGGGCCATTCTCATCCGGAGTATACTGCAGCGATGGTTGTCTTTGCGGTTGCAGCGATCTTCCTCAGCCACGCCTACTTTTGGGGATTCTTCGCCATGGTCGGACTTTGCACCTATGCTTCTAGGACTCTGGTGACACGCCCGACTGCGTAA